In a single window of the Papaver somniferum cultivar HN1 chromosome 8, ASM357369v1, whole genome shotgun sequence genome:
- the LOC113303211 gene encoding F-box protein At3g07870-like, translating into MGTFDGLPTETRLEILTRLPTQTVLDCKLVCKSRNWIVRHPSFGREHLKHLDDSDSGKLISLMLFHKTPGLEEYAEYDESSSHGTPPFSKARRFNIISPFENYEVLDSCNGLICFNALRSGYSIASHLPLADRLVYYGPSFICNPVTREIVVLPEFEGEHLLTGFGYCSSTNEYKVVGIRISKREAHSGVIQVYTLGSGKGWRNVGKMDYMMTDEVWKSVRHGVLANGAPH; encoded by the coding sequence ATGGGTACTTTCGATGGTTTACCAACAGAGACGAGGTTAGAGATCTTGACTCGTCTACCAACACAAACAGTTCTCGACTGCAAATTAGTTTGCAAATCTAGGAACTGGATTGTTCGTCATCCATCCTTCGGTCGGGAACATTTAAAGCATCTGGATGATTCTGATTCTGGTAAGTTGATAAGTTTAATGTTATTTCATAAAACACCAGGGCTTGAAGAATATGCGGAGTATGATGAGAGTTCTTCTCATGGCACACCACCCTTTAGCAAAGCAAGAAGGTTCAATATAATCTCTCCATTTGAAAACTATGAAGTGCTTGACTCATGTAATGGCTTAATTTGTTTCAATGCACTTCGTAGTGGTTATTCTATCGCTAGTCATCTTCCCCTTGCGGACCGTCTCGTATATTATGGACCTTCTTTTATCTGCAATCCTGTTACTAGAGAGATTGTGGTACTTCCAGAATTTGAAGGGGAACACTTGTTAACTGGATTTGGTTACTGTTCTTCAACTAATGAGTATAAGGTTGTTGGAATCCGTATCTCCAAGAGAGAAGCACATTCCGGAGTTATTCAGGTATACACTCTTGGGAGTGGCAAGGGGTGGAGAAATGTTGGAAAGATGGACTATATGATGACAGATGAGGTGTGGAAAAGTGTACGGCATGGTGTATTAGCAAATGGAGCTCCTCACTAG
- the LOC113306104 gene encoding hexokinase-1-like: MVAELTKALSRQGLDMRVAALVNDTIGKLAGGKYLNNNVAAAVILGAGTNAVYVERAHAVPKSGETIINMEWGNFWSSHLPVAEFDQALDQGSLNVGEQIFEILYAEYSTKWMLFQLKSRSILRTPEMSAMHHDTSPDLRVVESKLNDIFGISGSCLESTLNE, translated from the coding sequence ATGGTGGCAGAGCTAACTAAAGCCTTATCCAGACAGGGCTTAGATATGCGTGTTGCGGCTCTGGTAAATGATACAATTGGTAAATTAGCTGGAGGCAAATACTTGAATAATAATGTTGCAGCTGCTGTTATCTTGGGAGCTGGAACAAACGCAGTATACGTAGAGCGTGCACACGCCGTTCCTAAATCAGGAGAAACAATAATCAATATGGAGTGGGGTAATTTCTGGTCATCACACCTTCCTGTGGCTGAATTTGATCAGGCTTTGGACCAGGGCAGTCTTAATGTTGGCGAGCAGATTTTCGAGATATTGTACGCCGAGTACTCTACAAAATGGATGTTGTTCCAACTTAAGAGTCGATCCATTTTGAGGACTCCTGAAATGTCAGCCATGCATCATGATACATCCCCAGATTTGAGAGTGGTTGAGAGCAAATTGAATGACATCTTTGGGATATCTGGTTCCTGCTTGGAGAGTACCCTCAATGAGTAA